The DNA window TTGCGAGCCGGTCGAGTCCGCGCTTCGCCTTATCCGGGAGGCGCAAATAGTCCGTCAGGTAGAACTGCGCGGCCAGCACGGCCTCCTCGATATCCTGCACGGTGTCGGGCAGACCCGTTCCGGGGTCGTCCTTCGCCCCCCAGTACAGGTGGGCCATTCCGGCCCTCTCAAGCTCCTCGCGAAGGCGGGCCAGATGCCCGTGGAGCCGATTCACCTCATTGTCGCGCTCCTCGAGCTCGTCGCTGAGGACGTCGATCCGGGACAGCGCTTCGGACAGGTCGGTCTCCAGAGCCGGCACCCGGTCGGACGCCGCGCCGTCGTCGGTCCTCCCCGGGGAGGAGAAGACTGTGAGTGCTGGGGGTGCGGACAGTCGTGCTGATAGTGCGGCGGCGGTTGCCACGACCCGGTCGATGTCGGCATCCGGCGAGAGTCGGAAGGGGTCGGGTGGGAAGCACCTGTGTCTCAGACCGTCGGAGCCCGGGTCGAGTGGTGCCTGGGAGTAGATGCGCACGTATCCGTTGTGGGCGGCGAGGTTCCCCAGCCGTGCGCACAGCGCTCCGGCGGCCGAGCGGTCCAGGGTGAAGACATTGGCGAACCCGCGGGTGCGTTCTGCGATCCGGTGCGCGCGTTCGAGCCAGGCGTCATCGCCGCGCTCCGGCTGGGTGCACACGATCACCGGTAGGAGCCGGCCGGGCAGTCGCAGCACCTCGTTGACGAGGATCGGTACGGCGCCAGCCGGCACGGGCTCCGGCGCGGACAGGAGCGGCAGCGCACCAAAGCGCGGTTTCCCCGGTATTGCGAGGAGGTCGTCGACGACGCGGGGGTGCTCGATCCTGACCGGACCGGTCGGGTCGGTCGTTTCCAGCCGGTTCTCCACCATGACATTGACGCGCCCGTCATCGCCCGCGGCCCTGACCACGACCGTCCACCTGGTGATCGTTCCGGCGTCCGTCATCCTGTCCCGGACAATGCCTTCGACGCCGTCGAGGGCCCGCACGTCGTCGGACACCGGGCGCAGGCTCACCGTCCGTTCCCGATCGGCCATGGGGATGAGGCTCTCCCCGTCCGGCAGATCGGTGCGGGCCCCGTCGGTGGCCCAGGCGGTCACGCGCGTTCTCGCATCGGATAAGTACCGGGCGATGCCGTCGGTCGGCCGGTCGTACCACTGGATGCGTGACAGCACGCTCATGGAAGTCCTTCTCGAGTCGGGCGGTGGCGATCCTCGGATGTTCTCACGACGAGCATTGATCCGCCTTGTCACCCACCATTGTGTTTCTTGTGCTGGTCCGGTTCGACCCGGCTTCTTCCGGTGCGCCGCGGGGGCGCCCGGCGGGAGCGGGTGATCGGCCCCGAGGTCCGGCGGCTCCCCGAAGAGCGCCCGTTTCAGCGGTCCGCCCGCGGTCACCGGCTCGGCCCTCTGCTTCGGTCACCATATTGGCGCCGGACGCCCCGGGCCGCCCTGTTCGCTCTTGGCGTCGGGGGTGCATCATCGCGCGCGCCGTGCACTGCGCTCAAAGGTGCCCGCGTGCTTTTCGGATGCTTCGGATCGACGACGCCGGGCGCGGGGCGGACCGACGCACCCGGACAGTAGACGGCGACGCCCTACTAGGGTGTCGGCATGAGCTCTGATCGGACCGACCTGCCCGCCGCTTGCGACGTCGTCATCAAAGGTGTGCGCGAGGAGCCGGCGCCCGACGACGGTCGGCGCGTCCTGGTCGACCGGCTGTGGCCGCGCGGGGTGAGCCGGGGGCGCGCGGCGCTGGACGAGTGGGCGAAGGACGCCACGCCGTCGACGGCGCTGCGCCGGGCCTTCCACTCCGGCGACCTGGACTGGGATCGCTTCGTCCCCGCCTACCGCGCCGAGTTGGAGGAGCCGCCCGCGCGCGAGGCGGTGGAGGGGCTGCGCGCCGAAGCGCTGAGCGGGCGGGTGACCCTGCTGATCGCCGGGCACGACCGCGTCCGCACCCACGCCCGGGTGCTGCGCGAAGCCATCCTCGGCGTGGACGACCCCGACCTGCCTCGCTGAGGCCGGCTGATTCGACGGGGGAGCCCCGATCCCCGGGGAGGGGCCGGGGATCGGGTGCGCGACCCGGCCGGACCGGCTGCAGGCTTCGGCAGCGGGTCGCGCGGGTGCGGGCGCGGGCGAAGGCGCGCGACCCGGCCCGCCCGCCGTCCGCCTACTGCTCCCGCCCGCCGCGCCGCTGCCGGCGCAGGTCCTCCCAGTGGGCCAGGCGCTCGCCAATGCGGCGCTCGTGGCCGTTGGCGGTCGGGACGTAGAGGGGCTCGCGCTCGCCCGGCCGCGGGTAGCCGTCGGGGAAGTAGTCGGCCCCGGAGAAGCCGTCGGCGGCGTCCGGGTCGTACTGGTAGCCGGCCCCGTAGCCGAGCTCCTTCATCAGACGCGTGGGCGCATTGAGAATGTGCGCGGGCGGGGCGAGCGAGCCCGTGCGGCGCGCCGCCTCCCGCGCCCGGCCGAGCCCCCGGTAGAGGGCGACCGACTTGGGTGCCGTGGCCAGGTGGACCACCGCCTGGGCGATGGCCAGCTCGCCCTCCGGCGAGCCCAGCCGCTCGTAGGCCTCCCAGGCGGCCAGCGCCGCCTGCAGCGCGGCAGGGTCGGCCAGGCCCACGTCCTCGCTGGCGAAGCGCACGAGCCGCCGCGCCACGTAGCGCGGGTCCTCCCCTCCGTCCAGCATGCGCGCCAGCCAGTACAGGGCGGCGTCGGGGTCCGAGCCGCGCATGGACTTGTGCAGGGCGGAGATGAGGTTGTAGTGCTCCTCGCCGGACTTGTCGTACAGGGGCGCCCGGGAGGCGACGACGGCGGTCAGGGCCTCGGCGTCCAGGAGCGGCCCGCCATCGGCGGCCCCGCCGCGCGCTGCGCTCCCGGCCTCCGGGGCCCCGGCCCCGGCGCTCTCGCCGCTCGATGCCGCCCCGCCCCCGCCGCTCCCGGCCTCCGGCGCCCCGGCGCGCGCCCAGCCCAGGACCTGCTCGACCATGCTCAGCAGGTAGCGGCCGTCGCCGTCGGCCATGGCGATCAGCGCGGCGCGGGCCTGCCCGGTCAGGGGCAGTTCCCGCCCGGTGAGCGACTCGGCGCGCTCCAGCAGCTCGGCCAGGGCGCCCCCGTCCAGGCGGCGCAGGACCAGGACCTGGCAGCGCGACAGCAGGGCGCCGTTCAGCTCGAAACTGGGGTTCTCCGTCGTCGCCCCCACCAGGACGACCGTCCCGTCCTCGACGTAGGGCAGGAAGGAGTCCTGCTGGGCGCGGTTGAACCGGTGGATCTCGTCGACGAACAACAGCGTTCCCCGCCCGATCTGGCGGCGGCGGGCCGCGGCGGCGAAGACCCGGCGCAGGTCCGTCACCCCGGAGAAGGTCGCGCTGACCTGCTCGAAGACCAGGCCGGTGCGGTCGGCCAGCAGCCGGGCGATGGTCGTCTTGCCGCAGCCGGGCGGGCCCCACAGGACGATGGAGGACAGGCGGCCGGAGGCGACCATGCGGCCCAGCGGCGCGTCGGGCGCCAGCAGGTGGTCCTGGCCGACGACCTCGGTCAGCTCGCGCGGGCGCAGGCGGTCCGCCAGCGGGCGCGTCGGATCGACGACGCCGCCGTCCTCCGCCGCGGCGTCGAAGAGGGAGGGGGCGTCCTGCGGGCTCATGCGCCCAGGTTACGGCCGGACCCCTCCCGCCCCGCCCAGGCGGCCAGACCGGCGGGGCCGGCCACCTCGTCCAGGGCCGTCTCGACGGCGCCCACCAGCGCGGCGTCGGCCCCCAGCTCGCCGCCGGCGATGCGCGGCCGGTCCTCGCGCAGGCACCGCATGAGGCCGCCGGTCAGGGCCTCCTCGAAGGCCTCGGGGCAGTGGGAGCGCAGGAGCGGTCCGAGTCCGCCGAGGGTGACGACGTCGGGGTCGGTGACGTTGATCAGCCCGGCCAGGCCCCGCCCCAGGCTCGCCGCCGCGGTGGCGAGCGCGGGGCGGTGGGCGGGCTCGCCCCGGACGATGGCCGCCTCGACGGCCGACGGCGAGTCGTCGTCGGCCCCCAGCCGCCCGGCCAGCGGCCCGGCGCCCAGGACGGTGTCCCAGCAGCCCCGCGCCCCGCAGCTGCACAGCGCCCGCGGGTCGCCCAGGGGGAGGTGGCCGACTTCCATGGCCAGGCCGGTCGCCCCCAGCACGGGCGCGCCGTCGAGGACGAGGCCGCCGCCGACGCCGGTGAGAACGGTCAGGTGCAGGGCGGCGCGTGCCCCGCGCGAGGCGCCGCGGCGGGACTCGGCCAGGGCTTCGCAGGTGGCGTCGTTGGCGACGAGGAGGGCGGCCCCCGGAGCCCTCAGGGGGGCGAGGCTCACCCGGTCCCAGTCCAGGACGGAGGACTGGACGACGCTCCCGTCGCGGACGGTGGCGGCCGCGGCGACCGACACGGCTCGCACTCTGCCCGCGCGGGCGCCTGCCTCGGCGGTCACCGCCGCGCGGATCGGGGCGAGCACGTCGGCGGGGCCGCGGCCGCGGTGGGGGGCGCGAGCCACGACCGTCAGGCGGCCGTCGAGGCCGGCGCTCACCATTCGCCAGCCGGTGGCGGTGATTTCGACGGCGATAATGAGCGGGCCTCGCGGGTGCGCGGTGAGCGCCGACGTGGGGCGCCCGCGGCCGTGGGGGACCGGTTCCCCCTCGGTCAGGACGGCGGCCCGGCGCATCTTGGTGACGAGGTCGGCGGCCGTGCCGGTGGAGATCCTCAGCTCCCGGGCGACTTGCGCCCGGGTGATGCCGGGGGACCGGCGCACCAGGGCGCAGACGTCGGCCGCCAGGGCCCAGTGGAGCTGATTGGCGGTACTGCGCCGTTGCACCGTGCGTCGTTGCGCCATGGGGTTCTCGCGCTCCCTGTCTGTTCCTGATCTGTCCCTTGTCGGGCGAGGCATCTGTTGGGCGGGCCTCTCGTCGGGCGGGGTGCCCGCCGGGCGGCTCCTCGTCCATCTTCGCCCATGGTGCGTCTAGCAATTTGATCGGATCACGAGTTTAATAGATGCCATGACTTCGGCCGCCACCCGTCTCGCCCACTGTCGCGCCATCCTCCTCGATATGGACGGCACCCTGGTGAACTCCCACGCCGCCGTCGAGGCCGCCTGGAAGGCCTGGGCCCGCGACAACGGCCTGGACCCGGCGGCCGTGCTGGCGGTGTGCCACGGCCCGGACGCCGCCACCACCGTGCGGCGCTTCCTGCCGGGCATCGGGGCGGCGGAACTGGCCCGCCACGTCGCCGCCCACCTGGAGCGCGAGTGCGCGGACACCGACGGCGTGCTCCCCGCCCCCGGCGCCCCGGAGCTGGTGGCCTGGCTGAACGAGCGGTCCCTGCCCTGGGGCGTGGTCACCAACGCGCACCTGCGCCTGGCCCGCGCCCGACTGGGGGCCGCCGGGATCGAGGCGCCGGTCATCATCTCCTTCGACGACGTCGAGCACGGCAAGCCCCACCCACAGGGGTATCTGCTGGGGGCGTGGTGCCTGGGGGTCGAGCCCGGCCGGACGGCCGGGGTGGAGGACTCGGCCCCCGGCCTGGCGGCGGCGCGGGCCGCGGGGACGCTCGTCGTAGCTGTGGGCGGGTCCCGGGACGGCGACGTCGTGTGCCGCGATCTGCACGAGCTGCGCCGGCTCCTGATCGCGGCGGCTGACCGGCTGCCATGAGGATCGCGGACCGCCGACGCCGGATACTCTGCCGCACTCGACCGAGGGTCTGCTGAGGCGAGGAGCGCGTACACGCGCCGCCGGCGCGGGCCGCCCGGCCCGCCCGGCCCCGGGCCCGCCGGACCGGGCAGGCCCGGGGCCCGCACTCACCGCCAGGCGAGGCGCGAGATGACGGCCACCAGGCGCGTGCGGCCATGGTCCTGGGTGAGCGCGGTGAAGCCGTGATGGGTGTAGAAGGCGGCGGCCGCGTCGTCGATGGCGTCCACGACGAGCAGTCGTGCCGCCACGAGCCCGCTGGCCCGGTCGGCCGTCGCGACGGCGTGCGCCAGGAGCGCGCCGCCGACGCCCTGTCCGCGCAGTGAGCGGTCGATGGCGAGACGGGCCAGGAGGAAGGCGGGCAGCACGGCCGGCTGCCCGCGGCCCAGCCGGCGCGGCAGGTCGTCCGTCACGATCGCCGTCGACGCCAGCGAGTAGTAGCCCAGAATGGTGCCGCCGGTGTCGGTCTCGTGCGCCGGCACGAGAACCTGGGTGGCCGCGGTGCGGCGGCGCTGGGACGCCCAGGCGAATTCCGCCAGCCATCGGTCGAGCTCGGGGCGGCCGCAGCGGAAGGGTCCGGCGTCGTCGTCCTGTCGCAGTGGGCGCACGCGCAGCGAGTGCGGCTCGATGCTCACAACCCGAGTTCCTCGGCGCGCGCGCGGGCGCGCACCATTGCGGGAGCCGAGGGCGCGTCGGACTCGATCGCGGCCACAAGCGCGTCGAAGACCTCGCCCGACACCTTGATCGATCGGGCGAGGTCGGTGCGGGCGGCGGTGCGAGCGGCCGTGCGCACGTACTCCGTGACGGTCCGGCCGGTCAGGCCGGCGGCCTCCTCGATCTCCGCCTTCTCCGCGGCGGGCAGACGCAATTCCAGACGTGCCGTGGACGTTCCCATGACATGACACTACCTCATACGGCGCATCGCCGTACATGTCGGGATGGGCGCAGCGGAAGGGTCCGGCGTCGTCGTCCTGTCGGTGGGCGCACACGCAGCGAGTGCGGCTCGATGCTCACAGCCCGAGTTCCCCGGCGCCGGGCTTGCATCCGCCCAGAAAATAGATATCATTTTGCTATATCCGGTCCCCCGGGCGCGAACCTTCGCCCGGCGCCGGCGCCACCGAGGAGGCCCCGTGCCAGACATGTCCGATACGCCGAGCTCCCCCGCCGCAGCGGCCCCGCGCAGCGGCGCGCCCGGATCGTCCGCCGCCCGCGTCGATATCACCGAAAGACCCGCGCGCACCGCCGGCTCGGGCGCGGCCTTCCTCGTCCTGATCCTGTACCTGGCCCTCATCGCCGGGTCCATCGCCACAGTCCTCAGGGTCGCCTTCGACGCCGACGCGGGCAGGCCGGTGGCGGTCGCGCTCGTCTCCGGCGCGTCGGTGGTCCTGGTGCTCGCCCTGCTGCTCATGTTCACCAGCCTGGTCATTGTCGTCCCTGGTCAGACCAGCGTTCGCCAGTTCTTCGGCCGCTACATCGGCACCGTGCGGCGCCCGGGGATCGCGCTCGTCCCGCCGCTGACCGGCGGCAAGAAGGTTTCCGTCAAGGTCCACAACTTCGAGACCAGCGAGCTCAAGGTCAACGACCTGGAGGGCAACCCGATCAATATCGCCGCCATCGTCGTGTGGCAGGTGGCCGATACGGCCCGCGCCGTCTTCGCCGTCGAGGCCTACGAGGAGTTCATCAAGGCCCAGGCCGAGTCCGCGCTGCGCCACGTGGCCACCATCCACCCCTACGACGAGCCCGGCCCGGGCGAGACCTCGCTGCGCGGGGGCACCGATCACGTCTCGGCCGAGCTGGCCGCCGAGGTCGCCGCCCGCGTTGAACTGGCCGGCCTGGAGGTCGTCGAGGTGCGCATCTCCTCGCTCGCCTACGCCCCCGAAATCGCTCAGGCCATGCTCCAGCGCCAGCAGGCCAGCGCCGTCATCGCCGCCCGCGAGCAGATCGTCGAGGGCGCCGTCACCATGGTCGACCAGGCCCTCAGGCGCCTGGAGACCGACGACATCGTCACCATGGACGACGAGCGCCGCGCCCAGATGGTCTCCAACCTCCTGGTGGTGCTGTGCTCCGACCAACGCACCCAGCCGGTCATCAACACCGGCTCCCTGTACGCGTAAGGCCCCGGCGATGAGAAACGTCGATGGCGGATAGGCGGCGCAAGCAGGTCCTGCTGAGACTGGACCCCGCCGTCCACGCGGCTATCGCCAAGTGGGCGGCGGACGACCTGCGCTCGGTCAACTCCCAGATTGAGATCATCCTGCGCCGCGCGCTCGCCGACGCCGGCCGCGGCGTCCGGGCCGCCCCCATGCGCGGACGCGGGCGGCCGCGCAAGGACTCCGGGGAGGCGCGCGAGGAGGGGTGACGACGGCGCTCGTGGTCCGCGACCGGGCCGCCGTCCCGCCGATCCACTGGGTTCGCCGCGGGCCCGTGGGGAGGGTGGTCGCCCGTCTCGGCGAGGTCCATGACGTCGGCGTCGGCGCGGGCACCCGCGCGGAGGGCGGGCGCGGACCGGGCGGGCGCCCCGTTCGACCGTGCCGGCCCCGCGGAGGCGCCCTGACCCGCGAGATCGTCACTTAACCCGCGAGAACGTCTGCTAGAGGTACGTTCTCGCGGGTTACCCGGCGATCTCGCGGACCGCCACGCCGATCCCCGGACGCCCCCGTCCGTGAGCGCCGCCCGGTGCTCCACACGTAGTCCACGCGCGCTCCTCCCGAAGGAGGACCCGTCCCGCCTCTTGGCCCGGCGCCCGGACTGCGCGGCCGGCCGAAGAGAGGAGGGGATCGCGCCCTCGTGCAGGAGCCCCGGGCGGGTCCGTCCCCGCGATGCTTCTCCTGTCACCAACAGGATGCGGGAACGGCGGATGGCCGATCCCGCCATTGATCAGGAGGGATCATGACTGAGACCGCACGATGGCGTCACCGCCCGTGCCGGGGCACGATGCTCGCCGGTTCCCCGCGGGGGACCCGCTCCCGGGGCTTCGCCTCGGGCAGGAGCTGATCATGTACGCGAGCGATCTCAAGGAGCCCAGCCCGGCCGGCCTGCGCCGCGCCCGCCGGCTCCAGTCCCCCTGCGGGCTGGTCTCGGATTCCGTCCGCCTTCCCAATGGTGAGGGCGAACCGCCCTTCTCGATCTTCACCTCCCTGCTCGACAACCCGTCCGCGGTTCTGCGCACCCAGCGCAACTGGAGCCATTCCAATGCGCAGGGCAATTTCGACGGCGCCGGAGGGGCCATCGACCCAATCCGCGCCAGGGACATCTCCATAGTCGAGTCTTTGGAGAGGTACTCGTCGTGCACGTGGAACGACGCCGATATCGTCATGGCGACCGAGGCCGAGCTCGGCGCCGCCGCCGTGGGTCCGCACCGCTTCCCCCGGTGCTCGGAGCGCGAGCTCGCCGCCGAGGGGGCCACCCTGGTCCGCTACGACCCCCGGCTGCCCATCCGGTGGCAGCGCGCCTGGTCGCTGACGCACGGGCGGGAGGTCTTCGTCCCCGCCAATCTGGTGTACCTGCGATTCCCGATCTATTCCCGGGCCGAGCTCTTCACGCACTCCGTGTCCACCGGCGCCGCGGCGCACTCCGACATGAAGGAGGCCCTCCTGGGCGGGCTGCTCGAGGTCGTCGAGCGCGACTCGATCTCCCTGACCTGGCTCCAGCGCCTGCGTCTGCCGAGCATCGAGGTCGACGAGGCCCTTCTGCGCCCCGAGACCCGGGAGTACCACCGGATGGGGATGTCCTCGGACATCGAGGTGCGCCTGTTCAATGCGACGACGGACTTCGACATCCCCGTGATCTACGGGATCCAGCTCAGCGAGGACCCCGTGCTCTCGCAGGTGGTCGCCGCCACCTGCGATCTGGACCCCGAGCGGGCGCTGGCCAAGATCCACCGGGAGTTCTCCTCGCTGAGGATCGCCCTGCGGGCCCACGCCGGCAGTCCGGACCCCCTGGCCATGCTGGGGACCTCGGTCGTCGGGGGCGCCGTCCTACACGCCCGGGCCTCCCACCGGCGGGTCTTCGACTTCCTCCTCGACGGCGAGCGTCCCGCGGTGCCCCTCCACGAGATCGGCTCGGCCCCCGGGCCCGACGACGACCCGCTGGCCTGGACGGTCGACAAGCTGGCGCAGCGCGACGCCGAGGTCATCGCCGTGGATATCACCACCGACGAGGCGCGCCAGGTGGGCATGCACGTGGTCAAGGTCCTCGTGCCCGAGGCCATGCCGCTCTCCTTCGTCCACTCCGCCCGCTACCTGGGCACGCCCCGGCTCTACCAGGCCCCCTCGGCCATGGGCCTGGCAGTCCACGACGAGGCCTCCATCAATCCCGAGTTCCAGCCCTTCGCCTGACGGCAGCCGGGCGGCGCACGACAACCACGAACGACAAGGAGCACCCATGCTCATCCCACTTCCACGCGACACCCTCATCATCCACGCCGGAGAGTTCGGCCGGCGGGTGGCGGACCTGCTAGACACGTCCCAGGCCCACCTGCTCGAGGCGACCGGCCCCGTCTTCCCCGCCACCGTGCCCTACGCCTCGAGGATCGTCTCGGTGTGGTCGGGCCATCGCCCCGATGACCGGGACCGGATCGACTCGGTCGCCTTCGCCCGGGCGATCCCCGCCGTCGGCGTCGAGCTCCTGCCGACGTCCCTGGAATGCGGTCCCACGGTCGTCCCGGGACGCACCGCCTGCTACGGCTGCTACCGGCGGCGCCTCCACCAGCACCAGGAGCGCACCGTCTCGCTCATGCGGGCCGGCGCGGAGCTTCCGGCGGGCTTCGGCGGGGGCGAGGCGGCCATCGCCGCCGGTTTCATCGGCCAGGCCCTGGCCGATATGGACCGGCGCGACGCGGGGACGTCCCTGGGGGGCGAGGTCAGGGTGTTCGACCTCGTCCAGGGCGGCCTACGCAAGTACGAGACGGTCGCCGTCGACCGGTGCGAGCGCTGCGGCTCGCGCTACGACCGGCTCCGCCACCCCACCGCCGCGATCGCGCACCTGGTCTGAGGAAGAGGAGGAGAATCATTATGGCCTCATCGATGTCCGCCGAGATCATCGGCACCGCCGCCCGCTACGACCAGCAGTTCCAGGTCCCCGACCTGCCCGTCGTCCGACTGGGCGCGGCGGTCGTCGAGGACGAGGACGGCGCCACCCTGTGCGGCGTCCCCAAGCCCCAGATCCTGTCGGGCGAGTTCGCCCGCACCCACCTGCCCGGGCTGCTCGCCAAGTGCGACGGAACCCGCTCCCACGCCCGGCTCGCCGAGGAGCTCTCGCTGAGCGAGGACGCCGTCTTCAAAGCGGTGGCCTTCCTGTGGTCCTGCGGCGCCGTCGAGGACCGGGCGGCGGCCCTGCCGCACGAGGATGTCCCAGAGGAGCTCGCGACACTGCTGTCCCGCCTGGGCGACTGCACCGGGGTCGCGCGCCACTGGACCGAGGGCCTGGACAGGCTCCGGGCCACGCGCATCGCCGTCGTCGGGGATCAGCGCGGGGCAGGCGCGCTGGCTGATCTTCTGAGCGCCTCGTCCTGCGTCGTCGTGGACGCCCCCGACGACGCCGGTCTCGTGGTCTTCGTCGACACCCCGGACTCGCACCCCGACGTCAGCGAGTGGGGGATGCGGGCCTGGGACCGGGGGACCCCGTTCCTCAGGATGGCCCTGCGGCGGGATCTGTTCCAGGTGGGCCCCTACATCGACCCGGACTTCACCCCGTGCATCGACTGCGCCCTCGCCGGCCTTCCGGTGCCCGGCGATGAGCCGGCCGACGCCGCCGCCACTGCCCTCGGCCTGGGGATCGCCTGCCGCACCGTGGTCGCCCTGCTCTCCCGCTGCATGGTGACCCACCTGCCGATCGACACCAGAATCATGAGCCCGGTCACGCTCCGCGCCCTGCACGCCCCCGCGGCGACCCGGGCCGCCTGCCCGACCTGCGGCGACGCGGAGGGGCCGATGTCCGACGTGCCCGGGCTCGCCGCCCGCTACGAGCAGTCCGTCGCCATTCCGCCCCGCGGGTTCGTGGACATCAAGGGGCACCAGGCCCACTACAAGCCCTCCAACCTCAAACTGCAGTTCGAGTTCCGCCGGTACTCGGGGACGGACACGGTGGTCCTGCCCGAGCCGCGGCCCGAGCTCCTGGACGGCCCGGGGGAGGGTCTTGGCCTCGAGACGCTCGGCCTGATCCTCAACTACGCCGCGGGTCTGCGCCCGCAGGCCGAGCAGGGCGGCAAACTGCGCCGCTGGACAGCCGCCGGCGGCAATATCGGCTCGGTCGGGGCGCGGGTCGTCGTCAACGACCCGGACATCCTCCCCGTGGGCACCTACGCCTACAGCGAGTCCGAGCACACGCTGGTCAGGCTGGGCCCGGCGGCCCCGGGGCTCGACGCCCCGGTCGTCCTCATCCTCACGGCCAACGTCGGAAAGGTGGCCAGGAAGTACGGCTCCTTCGCCCTGCGGGTGTCCATCCAGGACGGCGGCTGCTCGGCCATGACCGCGCGCAGAGTCAGCCAGGCCCTCGCCATCCCCTGGAGACCCGTCGCCCGGTGGGACGAGCGCGCCCTGTGCGCCGCCTGCCACGCCGACCCCAATCGGGAGCCCATCACCACCGTGACCTACCTGGGAGACACCCATGCGCACTGAGTTCACCCTGATGCAGAAGATGATCTCCGGCTTCTCGACCGCGGCCCCCACGGCCGACGGCGGCGGAGGAGACCGCATCCTCCGGGGCTTCCCCCAGGAGCGGCCGGTCCCGCTGCCCGAGTCCGCCGGCCCGGGACTCGGCCTGCGGGAGACCCTCGACCGGCGCTCCTCCTCCCTGACCTACGGCACCGACGGCCTGTTCCTCGCCGAACGGCTGGCGTCCCTGCGGGAGGCCCTGCGCCGGGACCGGGAGGACTGGGGGGACGCCGCCGAGGCGGTCCCGCTCGAGGGCTTCGTCTTCGCCCTGCGATGCATCGACCTGGCCCCCGGCGTCTACCGCGTCGACGACGACGGCGCCGCGCACATCGCCCAGCTGCCTCCCCCCGAGCACTGGGAGGACCTCGGGGTCCAGAGAGAGTTCGCCAGGGCCGGTGCGATCGTCTCGGTCGCCGCGGACCTCGACCGGGCGGACTCGTGGGGCGGGACGCACGGCTACCGCGTCGCCATGGCCCGGGCCGCCGCCGTCGTCTACGACTTCCATCTGGCCTGCACGGGCCACGGGCTCGTCGGAACGGTCTTCGCCGGTTTCATCCCCGCCTCCGTGCGCCACATCCTGAAGTCCGACGGCGCCTCACGCCACCAGATGTTCGCCACGACGCTCGCCCCGCCGCCGACCCGCGGCGCCGGCTCCCGCGGCCGCTCCCCCTCGGACGCGCTCATGGCGCAGCCGGTCCCCGCCGGGGCGGGATCCTGACTCCCCGTCCCCGAAAACACGCCGATCTGACGACCCGAACGGAAAGCACACCCATGAACCAGCCGATTATCGATCTCATTGCAGAGGACCTCGACCTCGAGAGTCTGCCCGACGGCGACTCCCTGGCCATGTGGAGCGGATTCTCCTGTCTGAGCAGCGCCTCCTGCCCATTCTCCAGTTATTCCAGCCTGTCGCCGTTCGGCGCATGAGCCGCCGCCCGGAACGACCCGGGGTTCCCGACGGGCCAGAAGACCTCGGAAGGAGGTGACAACAGATGGACAACGACATTGACCTCACCGGCGACGACGTCGAGGTCGAGACCCTCGCGGACGGGAGTGCCCTGGGCTGCTTCGCCTGCGCCACGAGCGGCAGCTCGGCCTCGTGCCCGGCCTCGTCCGCCTCGTCCCTCACGACGGCGTCGAGCTACTCCTGACCACCACCCTCACAACTCCACTCTGAAAGCGAGAACATCCATGAACGACGACATCGACCTGCTCGGCCAGGACGCCGAGCAGGACGTCGAGAGTCTGCCCGAGGGCAACGCCCTGGGCTCGTGGTCCACGGCCGCCTCAGCCAGCAGCGCCTCGTGCCCGGCCACCTCGGCGTCGACCCTCACCTCGGCCTCCAGCTACGGGTGAGCTGGC is part of the Actinomyces sp. oral taxon 414 genome and encodes:
- a CDS encoding thiocillin family RiPP, giving the protein MNQPIIDLIAEDLDLESLPDGDSLAMWSGFSCLSSASCPFSSYSSLSPFGA
- a CDS encoding ferredoxin; translated protein: MRTEFTLMQKMISGFSTAAPTADGGGGDRILRGFPQERPVPLPESAGPGLGLRETLDRRSSSLTYGTDGLFLAERLASLREALRRDREDWGDAAEAVPLEGFVFALRCIDLAPGVYRVDDDGAAHIAQLPPPEHWEDLGVQREFARAGAIVSVAADLDRADSWGGTHGYRVAMARAAAVVYDFHLACTGHGLVGTVFAGFIPASVRHILKSDGASRHQMFATTLAPPPTRGAGSRGRSPSDALMAQPVPAGAGS
- a CDS encoding YcaO-like family protein, which encodes MYASDLKEPSPAGLRRARRLQSPCGLVSDSVRLPNGEGEPPFSIFTSLLDNPSAVLRTQRNWSHSNAQGNFDGAGGAIDPIRARDISIVESLERYSSCTWNDADIVMATEAELGAAAVGPHRFPRCSERELAAEGATLVRYDPRLPIRWQRAWSLTHGREVFVPANLVYLRFPIYSRAELFTHSVSTGAAAHSDMKEALLGGLLEVVERDSISLTWLQRLRLPSIEVDEALLRPETREYHRMGMSSDIEVRLFNATTDFDIPVIYGIQLSEDPVLSQVVAATCDLDPERALAKIHREFSSLRIALRAHAGSPDPLAMLGTSVVGGAVLHARASHRRVFDFLLDGERPAVPLHEIGSAPGPDDDPLAWTVDKLAQRDAEVIAVDITTDEARQVGMHVVKVLVPEAMPLSFVHSARYLGTPRLYQAPSAMGLAVHDEASINPEFQPFA
- a CDS encoding thiocillin family RiPP — protein: MNDDIDLLGQDAEQDVESLPEGNALGSWSTAASASSASCPATSASTLTSASSYG
- a CDS encoding thiocillin family RiPP; its protein translation is MDNDIDLTGDDVEVETLADGSALGCFACATSGSSASCPASSASSLTTASSYS